A stretch of the Acanthopagrus latus isolate v.2019 chromosome 9, fAcaLat1.1, whole genome shotgun sequence genome encodes the following:
- the si:dkey-230p4.1 gene encoding trichohyalin isoform X1, whose amino-acid sequence MESELLIGWHQEKAELRQEVCRLQEELAESRAERDELESRSRALNDRLCQSLSPSLGLSLQVEGEQREWRRRVREGREREARQALLIHRLQHKVLEYRSRCQQLQDEHTQLISAERRIRDEHSDTLESALIRLEEEQQRSVGLVDMNALLREQLSQSEQDNQALRDDLQKLTSDWTRAVEEAEQREDDWQRERESRSGHVGQQQARLLSLWRSVVDLRRHCHTVKTAADRDLWQLRAEFSCLSSSLLSSCDSVSSSLRLSAPLIKPSVPPPLPPSDLPLPSASLSPPPPLPPPPPPLPSTLVLPLLDSSPSVPPLNSSSTLGTFTLAELEQQQEEEEKEEDDDDDDKEREMSHLKLLHETEVSQLNKRIVELSRSLQERETEVERHREAEGSLQSVSQAVIRLSRVLSSSSSSSRSSVCVSSDGVLSLDLSSLLSVLSHAESALQRRHKELQGAELSLRRLGEEQSALQLRLKQLEDDNQQLHTHTQHTQLELTHTLDTLSRERETSSSLRLQVEEVQRREEEVKRENDRLRRDRDRQEERNRQLETETYKRVETELLENVQLTERETVHRMEIHTLKGALERQQLDRQRAEEEAADTKDALQKSRECVLRLSSSECVLKREVEEARDALEKMAALTSALASDKRDLNKQLLQMECELSDSQSQLQTLRSEVSCLQRETQTLNLDYGQLRAQREVDTRVIRQLTEGEREMERITEEKERQLISLTEERDREKGHLVELSSQHASVCGELKEAQEQLRQATEERRRRDREQEEQQRESTRLQEEHGSLQRHKEQLEEELQELRSLSVSLHQQLHQQQKQLSQSEVERCQLHTHIHTLQQAKETLQGEIECLRGELEGATAGRQDERKRRERSEEEMEALREEVDKLRKRRSEEEEEMKEEKEAWQKEREALSEELGTRDGEVEVLGRRLEGLTEEKEERQRQVERLREEMTEKEVQISHMVEKLQQVEVEKERLEEEAKRKEVRMKEEEVKREEEIEVLCDRMERLEREKEEREEEVERLREEMTEKKVQISHMVEKLQRVEVERERLEEEAKRKEVRMKEEEVKREEEIEALCDRMERLEREKEEREEEVERLREEMTEKKVQISHMVEKLQRVEVERERLEEEAKRKEVRMKEEEVKREEEIEALCDRMERLEREKEEREEEVERLRENVGEVELLRVRLNVAKEECEELKEEVERKECSLERQMNAVREREDEVEELKKRLRLMEQQEEEGAREQLEVNNRLKQKEAREEQLEVLLRETQLLLEKERREGGQKDNWISSQTKELQEARAQSEGARRRAREREEARDRLEEEVKEWRERAEQSLRELTKLNLILKEQEEEAKQLRATLEEREEEVGREEALRRTEVERRKRLEEKLRVMEEDWEEGREALKNSREEKKRLEDELREEKEERGRMLEAERGQHLLLQERGRCRERELEEEKAGLSVELRRREREVTALREEVQRERDKAQEELTGVRQSVEVMEENLASLQTQVSDLSRSRERARQEVKEKEEEKQQMREGLRAALEEMTKLKLLLQESHTEGEKLRSALEERKKEVERFREEEGLRHKEELQALSEEIQLLKEKEKEWRSSVDEVRREVMRDQNTQISSLTADDDGEEMDGQRRRRRDRETDNEEEGGEEEQEQYSSLLQEKEEIRRLLMQREAEVYALTQRTDELEKDRDRVRLALERTEAAMIGYRERAHQQEQSQGAGSNPDEQVVQDRLVVLQRLVAELELDQKRMNKKNSHLENQKEKLKRDRNTLRDTLRQVEEERSRFRQQLNDSIKSQDTTEEERLRSRVRELEDQVSQLRLSLAVDQQQRVEFIQQSSRNSQWLLSLRHDLADSLDAVTRRPIPSVLESETERLDRSLREEELRMSLSQS is encoded by the exons ATGGAGTCGGAGCTGCTGATTGGATGGCACCAGGAGAAGGCGgagctcagacaggaagtgtgtcgtctgcaggaggagctggcagAGAGTcgagcagagagagatgagctGGAGTCGAGGAGCAGAGCTCTCAATGAccgg ctgtgcCAGTCTCTGTCGCCCTCGCTCggcctctctctgcaggtggagggagagcagagagagtggaggaggagggtgagggaggggcGAGAGAGGGAGGCCAGACAGGCTCTGCTCATCCACCGGCTGCAGCACAAG gtgttggAGTACAGAAGCAGgtgtcagcagctgcaggacgaacacacacagctgatcagcGCCGAG cgGAGGATCAGGGATGAACACAGCGACACTCTGGAGAGCGCCCTCatcaggctggaggaggagcaacagag gtcaGTCGGGCTGGTGGACATGAATGCTCTCCTCCGGGAgcagctcagccaatcagagcaggatAACCAGGCTCTGAGGGATGACCTGCAGAAGCTGACATCTGATTGGACGAgagcagtggaggaggcagagcagagagaggatgattggcagagagagagagag agccgGTCAGGTCATGTGGGTCAGCAGCAGGCTCGGTTGTTGTCACTTTGGAGGTCTGTGGTCGATCTGAGACGTCACTGTCACACCGTTAAAACTGCAGCCGACAG GGATCTGTGGCAGTTGAGGGCGGAGTTttcttgtctctcctcttcactcctctccagctgtgattccgtctcctcctccctgaggCTCAGTGCTCCTCTCATCAAACCCTCTGTGcctccccctcttcccccctctgACCTTCCTCTCCCTTCCGCCTCCttgtctccacctcctcctcttcctcctccacctcctcctctgccctccacTCTTGTCCTCCCTCTTCTGGACTCCTCTCCATCTGTTCCTCCTCTCAACTCCTCCTCCACTTTGGGAACCTTCACCTTAGCAgaactggagcagcagcaggaggaggaggagaaagaggaggatgatgacgacgacgacAAGGAGCGAGAGATGTCACATTTGAAGCTCCTTCATGAGACAGAAGTTTCTCAGCTGAATAAACG gattGTGGAGCTCTCTCGCtcgctgcaggagagagagacagaggtagAGAGACATAGAGAAGCAGAGGGAAGTCTTCAGTCTGTGAGTCAGGCTGTCATCAGACTG tccagagtcctgagcagcagcagcagcagcagcaggtcgtctgtgtgtgtgtcctctgatGGCGTCCTCAGTCTGGATCTGtcctccctgctgtctgtcctgtctCACGCTGAGAGCGccctgcagaggagacacaagGAACTACAG gggGCGGAGCTATCTCTGCGGCGGCTCGGCGAGGAGCAATCGGCTTTGCAGCTCCGACTGAAACAGCTGGAGGATGACAAccagcagctgcacacacacacacaacacacacagctggagctcacacacactttggacACACTgagcag ggaGCGTGAGACGTCGTCCTCGCTGcgtctgcaggtggaggaggtgcagaggagggaggaggaggtgaagagagagaacgACAGGCtgaggagggacagagacagacaggaggagagaaacagacagctgGAGACTGAAACATACAAACG AGTTGAGACTGAACTGCTGGAGAACGtccagctgacagagagagaaactgtccATCGGATGGAGATCCACACTCTGAAG GGGGCATTAGAGAGACAGCAgttggacagacagagagcagaagaagaggctgCAGACACCAAAGACGCCCTGCAGAAG TCCAGGGAGTGTGTGTTGCGTCTCTCgtcctctgagtgtgtgttgaagcgggaggtggaggaggcgcGGGATGCTCTGGAGAAGATGGCCGCCCTGACCTCAGCTCTGGCCTCAGACAAGAGAGAtctgaacaaacagctgctgcag ATGGAGTGTGAGCTGtctgacagccaatcacagctgcagactctgaggtcagaggtcagctgtcTGCAGAGGGAGACTCAAACCCTCAACCTGGACTACGGTCAGCTCAG AGCGCAGAGGGAGGTGGACACCAGAGTCATCCGTCAGCtgacagaaggagaaagagagatggagagaataacggaggagaaagagagacagctgATCTCCCTgacggaggagagagacagggagaaaggTCACCTGGTGGAG CTGTCCTCCCAGCATGCCTCTGTGTGCGGGGAACTGAAGGAGGCGCAGGAGCAGCTGCGTCAGGCAACAGAGGAGcgaaggaggagagacagagagcaggaggagcagcagagggagagcacgaggctgcaggaggagcacggcagtctgcagagacacaaggagcagctggaagaggagctgcaggagctcag GTCTCTGTCGGTGtcgctccaccagcagctccatcagcagcagaagcagctgtcACAGTCGGAGGTGGAGCGAtgtcagctgcacacacacattcacactctgcAGCAGGCCAAAGAAACATTACagg gGGAGATCGAGTGTCTGAGAGGAGAACTAGAGGGAGCGACGGCTGGGAGACAAgacgagaggaagaggagagagaggagcgaggaggagatggaggctctgagagaggaggtggacaagctgaggaagagaaggagtgaagaggaagaggagatgaaggaggagaaggaggcctggcagaaagagagggaggcgCTGAGTGAGGAGCTGGGGACgagagatggagaggtggaggtgctGGGGAGGCGCCTGGAGGGACTgacggaggagaaggaggagaggcagagacaggtggagagactGAGGGAGGAGATGACGGAGAAGGAGGTGCAAATCAGCCACATGGTGGAGAAACTACAGCAGGTGGAGGTAGAGAAGgagagactggaggaggaggcgaagaggaaggaagtcaggatgaaagaggaggaggtgaagagggaggaagagataGAGGTGCTCTGCGACCGGATGGAGAGAttggaaagagagaaggaggagagggaggaggaggtggagagactGAGGGAGGAGATGACGGAGAAGAAGGTGCAAATCAGCCACATGGTGGAGAAACTACAGCGGGTGGAGGTCGAGAGGgagagactggaggaggaggcgaagaggaaggaagtcaggatgaaagaggaagaggtgaagagggaggaagagataGAGGCGCTCTGCGACCGGATGGAGAGAttggaaagagagaaggaggagagggaggaggaggtggagagactGAGGGAGGAGATGACGGAGAAGAAGGTGCAAATCAGCCACATGGTGGAGAAACTACAGCGGGTGGAGGTCGAGAGGgagagactggaggaggaggcgaagaggaaggaagtcaggatgaaagaggaagaggtgaagagggaggaagagataGAGGCGCTCTGTGACCGGATGGAGAGAttggaaagagagaaggaggagagggaggaggaggtggagagactgagggagaatgtgggggaggtggagctgctgagggTAAGGCTGAATGTCGCGAAGGAGGAGTGtgaggagctgaaggaggaggtggagcgcAAGGAGTGCAGCCTGGAGCGACAGATGAATGCcgtgagggagagggaggatgaggtggaggagctgaagaagcggctgaggctgatggagcagcaggaggaggagggagcgagagaaCAGCTGGAGGTGAATAACAGACTGAAGCAGAAGGAGGCAAGGGAGGAGCAATTGGAAGTGCTCCTGAGAGAAacccagctgctcctggagaaagagaggagggagggaggacaaaAAGACAACTGGATCTCCTCCCAGAccaaggagctgcaggaggcccGGGCACAGAGTGAGGGAGCTAGGaggagagccagagagagggaggaggccagagacagactggaggaggaggtgaaggagtggagggagagggCGGAGCAGAGCTTGAGGGAGCTGACAAAACTTAACCTCATCCTAAAGGAGCAAGAAGAGGAGGCGAAGCAGCTGAGAGCCActctggaggagagggaggaggaggtcggGAGAGAGGAGGCgctgaggaggacagaggtggagaggaggaagaggctggaggagaaactgagagtgatggaggaagactgggaggaagggagggaggctCTGAAGAATtccagagaggagaagaagagattagaggatgaactgagggaggagaaagaagagcgAGGGAGGATGTTGGAGGCTGAGAGAGGTcagcacctcctgctgcaggagagagggaggtgcagagagagagaactggaggaggagaaggctgGTCTGTCTGTGGAgttgaggaggagggagagggaagtgaCTGCTCTCAGAGAGGAGgtacagagggagagggataaGGCACAGGAGGAGCTGACAGGAGTGAGGCAGAGcgtggaggtgatggaggagaacCTGGCCTCCCTGCAGACTCAG gtgtctGATCTGAGTCGCAGCAGGGAGCGAGCGAGGCAGGAGGtcaaggagaaggaggaggagaaacagcagaTGAGGGAGGGTCTCAGGGCCGCGCTGGAGGAGATGACCAAGCTGaagctcctcctgcag GAGAGCCACACAGAGGGGGAGAAACTGAGGAGCgctctggaggagaggaagaaggaggtggagaggttcagagaggaggaggggctcCGACAcaaggaggagctgcaggctttgtCAGAAGAAATCCAGTtactgaaggagaaggagaaggagtggAGGTCCAGTGTGGAcgaggtgaggagggaggtgatGAGGGACCAGAACACACAGATCTCCTCACTGACTGCTGACGATGACGGAGAGGAGATGGacggacagaggaggaggagaagagaccGAGAGACAGACaacgaggaggagggaggagag gaggagcaggagcagtactcctctctgctgcaggagaaagaggagatcaggaggctgctgatgcagagagaagctgag GTGTACGCTCTGACTCAGAGGACAGACGAGCTGGAGAAGGACAGGGATCGTGTCCGATTGGCTCTGGAGCGAACAGAGGCAGCTATGATTGGCTACAGAGAGAGAGCCCACCAACAGGAGCAGAGCCAGGGGGCGGGGTCTAACCCAGACGAG caggttgTGCAGGACAGGCTGGTGGTTCTGCAGCGTCTGGTGGCTGAACTGGAGCTGGACCAGAAACGAATGAACAAGAAGAACTCTCACCTGGaaaaccagaaagaaaaactgaagagagacagaaacacactgagagacacactgagacag gtggaggaggagcgtTCAAggttcagacagcagctgaatgaCAGCATCAAATCccag gacaccacagaagaagaacgCCTGAGGAGCAGGGTGAGGGAGCTGGAGGACCAG GTGAGTCAGCTCCGTCTCTCATTGGCTGTGGACCAGCAGCAGAGGGTGGAGTTTATCCAGCAATCATCCAGGAACAGCCAATGGCTGCTCTCTCTGAGACATGACCTCGCCGACTCACTGGATGCCGTCACACGCCGTCCAATCCCGTCCGTCCTGGAGTCTGAGACGGAGCGATTGGACCGCAgcctgagggaggaggagcttAGAATGTCTCTCAGCCAATCATAA
- the si:dkey-230p4.1 gene encoding trichohyalin isoform X5, with protein sequence MIGRERESRSGHVGQQQARLLSLWRSVVDLRRHCHTVKTAADRDLWQLRAEFSCLSSSLLSSCDSVSSSLRLSAPLIKPSVPPPLPPSDLPLPSASLSPPPPLPPPPPPLPSTLVLPLLDSSPSVPPLNSSSTLGTFTLAELEQQQEEEEKEEDDDDDDKEREMSHLKLLHETEVSQLNKRIVELSRSLQERETEVERHREAEGSLQSVSQAVIRLSRVLSSSSSSSRSSVCVSSDGVLSLDLSSLLSVLSHAESALQRRHKELQGAELSLRRLGEEQSALQLRLKQLEDDNQQLHTHTQHTQLELTHTLDTLSRERETSSSLRLQVEEVQRREEEVKRENDRLRRDRDRQEERNRQLETETYKRVETELLENVQLTERETVHRMEIHTLKGALERQQLDRQRAEEEAADTKDALQKSRECVLRLSSSECVLKREVEEARDALEKMAALTSALASDKRDLNKQLLQMECELSDSQSQLQTLRSEVSCLQRETQTLNLDYGQLRAQREVDTRVIRQLTEGEREMERITEEKERQLISLTEERDREKGHLVELSSQHASVCGELKEAQEQLRQATEERRRRDREQEEQQRESTRLQEEHGSLQRHKEQLEEELQELRSLSVSLHQQLHQQQKQLSQSEVERCQLHTHIHTLQQAKETLQGEIECLRGELEGATAGRQDERKRRERSEEEMEALREEVDKLRKRRSEEEEEMKEEKEAWQKEREALSEELGTRDGEVEVLGRRLEGLTEEKEERQRQVERLREEMTEKEVQISHMVEKLQQVEVEKERLEEEAKRKEVRMKEEEVKREEEIEVLCDRMERLEREKEEREEEVERLREEMTEKKVQISHMVEKLQRVEVERERLEEEAKRKEVRMKEEEVKREEEIEALCDRMERLEREKEEREEEVERLREEMTEKKVQISHMVEKLQRVEVERERLEEEAKRKEVRMKEEEVKREEEIEALCDRMERLEREKEEREEEVERLRENVGEVELLRVRLNVAKEECEELKEEVERKECSLERQMNAVREREDEVEELKKRLRLMEQQEEEGAREQLEVNNRLKQKEAREEQLEVLLRETQLLLEKERREGGQKDNWISSQTKELQEARAQSEGARRRAREREEARDRLEEEVKEWRERAEQSLRELTKLNLILKEQEEEAKQLRATLEEREEEVGREEALRRTEVERRKRLEEKLRVMEEDWEEGREALKNSREEKKRLEDELREEKEERGRMLEAERGQHLLLQERGRCRERELEEEKAGLSVELRRREREVTALREEVQRERDKAQEELTGVRQSVEVMEENLASLQTQVSDLSRSRERARQEVKEKEEEKQQMREGLRAALEEMTKLKLLLQESHTEGEKLRSALEERKKEVERFREEEGLRHKEELQALSEEIQLLKEKEKEWRSSVDEVRREVMRDQNTQISSLTADDDGEEMDGQRRRRRDRETDNEEEGGEEEQEQYSSLLQEKEEIRRLLMQREAEVYALTQRTDELEKDRDRVRLALERTEAAMIGYRERAHQQEQSQGAGSNPDEQVVQDRLVVLQRLVAELELDQKRMNKKNSHLENQKEKLKRDRNTLRDTLRQVEEERSRFRQQLNDSIKSQDTTEEERLRSRVRELEDQVSQLRLSLAVDQQQRVEFIQQSSRNSQWLLSLRHDLADSLDAVTRRPIPSVLESETERLDRSLREEELRMSLSQS encoded by the exons atgattggcagagagagagagag ccgGTCAGGTCATGTGGGTCAGCAGCAGGCTCGGTTGTTGTCACTTTGGAGGTCTGTGGTCGATCTGAGACGTCACTGTCACACCGTTAAAACTGCAGCCGACAG GGATCTGTGGCAGTTGAGGGCGGAGTTttcttgtctctcctcttcactcctctccagctgtgattccgtctcctcctccctgaggCTCAGTGCTCCTCTCATCAAACCCTCTGTGcctccccctcttcccccctctgACCTTCCTCTCCCTTCCGCCTCCttgtctccacctcctcctcttcctcctccacctcctcctctgccctccacTCTTGTCCTCCCTCTTCTGGACTCCTCTCCATCTGTTCCTCCTCTCAACTCCTCCTCCACTTTGGGAACCTTCACCTTAGCAgaactggagcagcagcaggaggaggaggagaaagaggaggatgatgacgacgacgacAAGGAGCGAGAGATGTCACATTTGAAGCTCCTTCATGAGACAGAAGTTTCTCAGCTGAATAAACG gattGTGGAGCTCTCTCGCtcgctgcaggagagagagacagaggtagAGAGACATAGAGAAGCAGAGGGAAGTCTTCAGTCTGTGAGTCAGGCTGTCATCAGACTG tccagagtcctgagcagcagcagcagcagcagcaggtcgtctgtgtgtgtgtcctctgatGGCGTCCTCAGTCTGGATCTGtcctccctgctgtctgtcctgtctCACGCTGAGAGCGccctgcagaggagacacaagGAACTACAG gggGCGGAGCTATCTCTGCGGCGGCTCGGCGAGGAGCAATCGGCTTTGCAGCTCCGACTGAAACAGCTGGAGGATGACAAccagcagctgcacacacacacacaacacacacagctggagctcacacacactttggacACACTgagcag ggaGCGTGAGACGTCGTCCTCGCTGcgtctgcaggtggaggaggtgcagaggagggaggaggaggtgaagagagagaacgACAGGCtgaggagggacagagacagacaggaggagagaaacagacagctgGAGACTGAAACATACAAACG AGTTGAGACTGAACTGCTGGAGAACGtccagctgacagagagagaaactgtccATCGGATGGAGATCCACACTCTGAAG GGGGCATTAGAGAGACAGCAgttggacagacagagagcagaagaagaggctgCAGACACCAAAGACGCCCTGCAGAAG TCCAGGGAGTGTGTGTTGCGTCTCTCgtcctctgagtgtgtgttgaagcgggaggtggaggaggcgcGGGATGCTCTGGAGAAGATGGCCGCCCTGACCTCAGCTCTGGCCTCAGACAAGAGAGAtctgaacaaacagctgctgcag ATGGAGTGTGAGCTGtctgacagccaatcacagctgcagactctgaggtcagaggtcagctgtcTGCAGAGGGAGACTCAAACCCTCAACCTGGACTACGGTCAGCTCAG AGCGCAGAGGGAGGTGGACACCAGAGTCATCCGTCAGCtgacagaaggagaaagagagatggagagaataacggaggagaaagagagacagctgATCTCCCTgacggaggagagagacagggagaaaggTCACCTGGTGGAG CTGTCCTCCCAGCATGCCTCTGTGTGCGGGGAACTGAAGGAGGCGCAGGAGCAGCTGCGTCAGGCAACAGAGGAGcgaaggaggagagacagagagcaggaggagcagcagagggagagcacgaggctgcaggaggagcacggcagtctgcagagacacaaggagcagctggaagaggagctgcaggagctcag GTCTCTGTCGGTGtcgctccaccagcagctccatcagcagcagaagcagctgtcACAGTCGGAGGTGGAGCGAtgtcagctgcacacacacattcacactctgcAGCAGGCCAAAGAAACATTACagg gGGAGATCGAGTGTCTGAGAGGAGAACTAGAGGGAGCGACGGCTGGGAGACAAgacgagaggaagaggagagagaggagcgaggaggagatggaggctctgagagaggaggtggacaagctgaggaagagaaggagtgaagaggaagaggagatgaaggaggagaaggaggcctggcagaaagagagggaggcgCTGAGTGAGGAGCTGGGGACgagagatggagaggtggaggtgctGGGGAGGCGCCTGGAGGGACTgacggaggagaaggaggagaggcagagacaggtggagagactGAGGGAGGAGATGACGGAGAAGGAGGTGCAAATCAGCCACATGGTGGAGAAACTACAGCAGGTGGAGGTAGAGAAGgagagactggaggaggaggcgaagaggaaggaagtcaggatgaaagaggaggaggtgaagagggaggaagagataGAGGTGCTCTGCGACCGGATGGAGAGAttggaaagagagaaggaggagagggaggaggaggtggagagactGAGGGAGGAGATGACGGAGAAGAAGGTGCAAATCAGCCACATGGTGGAGAAACTACAGCGGGTGGAGGTCGAGAGGgagagactggaggaggaggcgaagaggaaggaagtcaggatgaaagaggaagaggtgaagagggaggaagagataGAGGCGCTCTGCGACCGGATGGAGAGAttggaaagagagaaggaggagagggaggaggaggtggagagactGAGGGAGGAGATGACGGAGAAGAAGGTGCAAATCAGCCACATGGTGGAGAAACTACAGCGGGTGGAGGTCGAGAGGgagagactggaggaggaggcgaagaggaaggaagtcaggatgaaagaggaagaggtgaagagggaggaagagataGAGGCGCTCTGTGACCGGATGGAGAGAttggaaagagagaaggaggagagggaggaggaggtggagagactgagggagaatgtgggggaggtggagctgctgagggTAAGGCTGAATGTCGCGAAGGAGGAGTGtgaggagctgaaggaggaggtggagcgcAAGGAGTGCAGCCTGGAGCGACAGATGAATGCcgtgagggagagggaggatgaggtggaggagctgaagaagcggctgaggctgatggagcagcaggaggaggagggagcgagagaaCAGCTGGAGGTGAATAACAGACTGAAGCAGAAGGAGGCAAGGGAGGAGCAATTGGAAGTGCTCCTGAGAGAAacccagctgctcctggagaaagagaggagggagggaggacaaaAAGACAACTGGATCTCCTCCCAGAccaaggagctgcaggaggcccGGGCACAGAGTGAGGGAGCTAGGaggagagccagagagagggaggaggccagagacagactggaggaggaggtgaaggagtggagggagagggCGGAGCAGAGCTTGAGGGAGCTGACAAAACTTAACCTCATCCTAAAGGAGCAAGAAGAGGAGGCGAAGCAGCTGAGAGCCActctggaggagagggaggaggaggtcggGAGAGAGGAGGCgctgaggaggacagaggtggagaggaggaagaggctggaggagaaactgagagtgatggaggaagactgggaggaagggagggaggctCTGAAGAATtccagagaggagaagaagagattagaggatgaactgagggaggagaaagaagagcgAGGGAGGATGTTGGAGGCTGAGAGAGGTcagcacctcctgctgcaggagagagggaggtgcagagagagagaactggaggaggagaaggctgGTCTGTCTGTGGAgttgaggaggagggagagggaagtgaCTGCTCTCAGAGAGGAGgtacagagggagagggataaGGCACAGGAGGAGCTGACAGGAGTGAGGCAGAGcgtggaggtgatggaggagaacCTGGCCTCCCTGCAGACTCAG gtgtctGATCTGAGTCGCAGCAGGGAGCGAGCGAGGCAGGAGGtcaaggagaaggaggaggagaaacagcagaTGAGGGAGGGTCTCAGGGCCGCGCTGGAGGAGATGACCAAGCTGaagctcctcctgcag GAGAGCCACACAGAGGGGGAGAAACTGAGGAGCgctctggaggagaggaagaaggaggtggagaggttcagagaggaggaggggctcCGACAcaaggaggagctgcaggctttgtCAGAAGAAATCCAGTtactgaaggagaaggagaaggagtggAGGTCCAGTGTGGAcgaggtgaggagggaggtgatGAGGGACCAGAACACACAGATCTCCTCACTGACTGCTGACGATGACGGAGAGGAGATGGacggacagaggaggaggagaagagaccGAGAGACAGACaacgaggaggagggaggagag gaggagcaggagcagtactcctctctgctgcaggagaaagaggagatcaggaggctgctgatgcagagagaagctgag GTGTACGCTCTGACTCAGAGGACAGACGAGCTGGAGAAGGACAGGGATCGTGTCCGATTGGCTCTGGAGCGAACAGAGGCAGCTATGATTGGCTACAGAGAGAGAGCCCACCAACAGGAGCAGAGCCAGGGGGCGGGGTCTAACCCAGACGAG caggttgTGCAGGACAGGCTGGTGGTTCTGCAGCGTCTGGTGGCTGAACTGGAGCTGGACCAGAAACGAATGAACAAGAAGAACTCTCACCTGGaaaaccagaaagaaaaactgaagagagacagaaacacactgagagacacactgagacag gtggaggaggagcgtTCAAggttcagacagcagctgaatgaCAGCATCAAATCccag gacaccacagaagaagaacgCCTGAGGAGCAGGGTGAGGGAGCTGGAGGACCAG GTGAGTCAGCTCCGTCTCTCATTGGCTGTGGACCAGCAGCAGAGGGTGGAGTTTATCCAGCAATCATCCAGGAACAGCCAATGGCTGCTCTCTCTGAGACATGACCTCGCCGACTCACTGGATGCCGTCACACGCCGTCCAATCCCGTCCGTCCTGGAGTCTGAGACGGAGCGATTGGACCGCAgcctgagggaggaggagcttAGAATGTCTCTCAGCCAATCATAA